Within the Desulfobacterales bacterium genome, the region TGAAAATGTGGTGAACGCACCTAATATGCCGATTAGGAGGAAAGCCCGCATTTCGCTGTTCAACATTGCACGTGCCTCAATGAGATAAGCTAAAAAGCCGATTATGAAACATCCAATGGTGTTAACAGCCAGAGTTCCGAAAGCGAAATTGATGCTACCAGAAATGTTTTGAAAGAAACCGCCAATCAAATATCGGAATACCGAACCGATAAATCCACCAACCCCAATTAGTAGCATGATCTTAATCACATTTAACTCCTCTGTTGATATATTCTTATTTTCTGATTTTAATCGTGTGGTACTAATTTTACGACGGGGAATATCAATGCTTTATACAGGACGCAGACATCTTATTTGGCATTTGCCAGATACGGTGAAATTGTGTTTTGATTTATGTACAATTATCTTTGCTAATCATACCCGATTGTTGCACTATAAAGAAAAGTCACGAAAATTAATTAAGGTTAATAGAGCAGAGATTTAATTCTGTTTGAGGGCTACCGCAAAATTATGAGTAATTAAATTATGGCCGTGCCCCAATCATACCTTCGTTTGATGTACTTCAGGATCAAAGACGTTTCGGTTCGAACAACCCCTTTAATCTTATAAACCTGATTAAAGATAACATCATTGAGTTCATCCAAAGACTTGGCCACAAACTCCGTATAAATATCCGAATCACCCGTGGCATGCACTACAAACCAGATGGATTTGATCTTCGACAATTCCTTTGTGACACTCTCAATTTTAGTGATATCCACCTTAATTCTCAAAATACCGACAATCTTAAATCCCAGCTTAATAGGATTGCTGACCGCCACGATCTGAACGTATCCTTCCTCAATCAGTCGATTTAAGCGTGAGCGTACCGTAGCTTCAGAGATACCAATTTCTTTGGCAATATCGGTGTTGGGTATCCTGCCGTCTTTTTGTAAAAGCTCAATCATCTGGCAATCGATGTGATCAATGGTTTTTTTTCTATTTGTTGCAGTCCCCTTTTTCATTTGGCCTCCCTGCAGCGCTGTTTATTATAAATTGAGAGATAATTTCTAACACGCCCACAATAAAAGATCAATCAGATATTTACTTAATTAGCAGTTCAGCCCAATTTTTTTATTTATTTTCGTATAAAAATATAAAAATTTTTATCATTTTCGTATAAATTTGCAAAATCTTTCTTGACAACAAAATAAGATTTGCCTTAAGTTGTTGAATATTGATATGCAATCAGAAACGGTTCACCGTTCATGGGTTCAGAGGTTCAGCCTGCGACGAGCTACTCTCGGCCTGAGCTCGAGTCGAAGGCAGCCGAGTCGGGTTAGGTTAAAAATCACAACAATCCTGAATCTGTTTACGATTTAAAAAATGTTAGATGCATTTTTGAGATAATTTATAGAAACCAGCGAAGGAGGATGCAATATGTCACTGCCATTAATGAAAAACTATATCAACGGGGAGTGGGTGGAATCCAACTCGGAAACAATAGGCGATGTTTGGAACCCGGCCACTGGAGAAAAAATCGCCCAGGTGGCCTATGGCACTGCTGAAGATGTTGACAAAGCGGTCAAGGCAGCCAAGGATGCTTACTGGGAGTGGCGGACCACACCACC harbors:
- the crcB gene encoding fluoride efflux transporter CrcB, producing the protein MIKIMLLIGVGGFIGSVFRYLIGGFFQNISGSINFAFGTLAVNTIGCFIIGFLAYLIEARAMLNSEMRAFLLIGILGAFTTFSTFGHESFTHIAESKFHLALINIGSHILFGLSAVYLGRLLSSVIWRY
- a CDS encoding Lrp/AsnC family transcriptional regulator, whose amino-acid sequence is MKKGTATNRKKTIDHIDCQMIELLQKDGRIPNTDIAKEIGISEATVRSRLNRLIEEGYVQIVAVSNPIKLGFKIVGILRIKVDITKIESVTKELSKIKSIWFVVHATGDSDIYTEFVAKSLDELNDVIFNQVYKIKGVVRTETSLILKYIKRRYDWGTAII